The Dioscorea cayenensis subsp. rotundata cultivar TDr96_F1 chromosome 7, TDr96_F1_v2_PseudoChromosome.rev07_lg8_w22 25.fasta, whole genome shotgun sequence genome includes a region encoding these proteins:
- the LOC120264322 gene encoding calcium-binding protein 39-like, producing MSFSFFRASSRSPRSALQSDLAKAIRDSLLALDSKTASKALEEVEKNIATMRQVLSGDGDAEPNPEQVSKLALDICKEDVLSLLVQNLPTLGWKARKDLVHCWCILLGQTDGSTHCCVDYLEKHVELLDFLVICYNNKEIALNCGSMLRECIKYPTLAKYILESASFELFFKYVELPNFDIASDALCTFKELLTRHETAVSQFLSGHYEQFFELYEKLLTSSNYVTRRQSLKFLSEFLLEPPNSQIMKQYIREVRYLKIMMALLEDSSKNIQMSAFHMFKVFVANPNKPPEIIDILSKNHEALLRQLHNLPTSKGGEDEQFDEERDLIINEIMRVSQLLNAVS from the exons ATGTCGTTCTCGTTCTTCAGGGCTTCATCGAGGTCTCCTCGATCCGCTCTCCAATCCGACCTCGCCAAGGCCATCCGTGACTCTCTCCTCGCCCTCGACTCCAAGACCGCCTCCAAG GCTCTGGAAGAAGTTGAGAAAAATATAGCTACGATGAGACAAGTGCTTTCTGGGGATGGGGATGCTGAACCAAATCCTGAGCAGGTTTCAAAACTGGCGCTTGATATTTGCAAGGAGGatgttctttctcttcttgttcaAAATTTGCCAACTTTGGGATGGAAA GCTAGAAAGGACTTAGTTCACTGTTGGTGCATTCTGTTGGGGCAGACTGATGGTTCTACTCATTGTTGCGTTGATTATCTTGAGAAGCATGTGGAGCTCTTGGATTTCCTTGTTATTTG CTACAATAACAAAGAAATTGCTTTGAATTGCGGTAGCATGTTGAGGGAATGCATTAAGTATCCAACCCTTGCCAA ATATATATTGGAATCAGCTAGCTTTGAGTTGTTCTTCAAATATGTGGAACTGCCAAATTTTGATATTGCTTCGGATGCACTCTGTACCTTCAAG GAGCTGCTAACAAGACATGAAACCGCAGTTTCTCAATTCTTAAGTGGCCATTATGAGCAG TTCTTTGAGCTCTATGAAAAATTATTGACGTCATCGAACTATGTAACAAGAAGACAATCCTTGAAG TTCCTTTCGGAATTCCTTTTGGAGCCTCCAAATTCACAAATAATGAAGCAATACATTAGGGAAGTGCGATACTTAAAGATTATGATGGCATTACTGGAG GATTCAAGCAAAAATATCCAAATGTCTGCATTCCATATGTTCAAG GTCTTTGTTGCTAACCCAAATAAGCCACCCGAGATCATTGATATCTTGTCGAAGAACCATGAAGCTTTGTTAAGGCAACTGCACAATCTACCGACAAGCAAAG GTGGTGAAGATGAGCAATTTGACGAGGAGAGAGATCTAATAATAAACGAGATCATGAGGGTCTCACAGCTATTGAATGCGGTTTCGTAG